A genomic window from Prunus persica cultivar Lovell chromosome G2, Prunus_persica_NCBIv2, whole genome shotgun sequence includes:
- the LOC18787026 gene encoding histone H4: MSGRGKGGKGLGKGGAKRHRKVLRDNIQGITKPAIRRLARRGGVKRISGLIYEETRGVLKIFLENVIRDAVTYTEHARRKTVTAMDVVYALKRQGRTLYGFGG, from the coding sequence ATGTCTGGCCGTGGAAAGGGAGGCAAGGGCCTGGGCAAGGGCGGAGCCAAACGGCACCGTAAGGTCCTTAGAGACAACATCCAGGGCATCACCAAGCCTGCGATTCGAAGGCTCGCCAGAAGAGGAGGCGTGAAGAGAATCAGCGGCCTCATCTACGAAGAGACCAGAGGTGTTCTCAAGATCTTCTTGGAGAACGTGATTCGCGACGCCGTGACCTACACCGAGCACGCTCGGAGGAAGACGGTGACCGCCATGGATGTTGTCTACGCGCTCAAGAGGCAGGGCAGGACCTTGTACGGATTCGGGGgttaa
- the LOC109947713 gene encoding uncharacterized protein LOC109947713, with protein MRKTSKIKKSLHKIWEMEKSLGELARIWEMENSQGELGEKEKYQPTLLALLDLKKLISKELCLLRPNRAGSCKHGAIHPYPSLPMEGMRVNQGKVKSVFLMVSFVRGKYTDAIYEIKFKFGGELKDMGAPEPVAKFSSFNVRAARIFERSQLYVFTEEGSDKLRLRSFGGFILNTKTGNLDPLTESAVKFRPRGTFVSAYGTVYLLEERWPWIQSRSLGFGKYNPDKKDWVRMPLFPFSYRFIMMVTGYAVCYSLILYQLSDMHRNLDVVAFHVAKKDWIRVEVDTYTPFRGRAVVVGETIYAINLYNAEEIIAYSLKRKEDDDGGTTYSLVQLFKLNGLEIADPPLQFGSLVSAYLVHLGNQDFVHVKTATNKECDEVQHVCITTFQIVQGRRHMIETLHSTVLPMDIETRNWFSLTLCFTPECADYEPVEAESAASTEQPKQEDEIILDESSFMWEEEASTK; from the exons ATGCGCAAGACATCGAAGATCAAGAAATCTCTGCACAAGATATGGGAGATGGAGAAGTCACTGGGCGAACTGGCCCGGATATGGGAGATGGAGAATTCTCAGGGCGAACTGggggagaaagagaaatatCAACCCACGCTTTTGGCCCTGCTCgatttgaagaaattgatatcgAAAGAGCTTTGCCTACTACGCCCCAATAGGGCCGGCAGTTGCAAACATGGAGCCATTCATCCTTACCCAAG CTTGCCCATGGAGGGGATGAGAGTGAATCAAGGGAAAGTTAAATCTGTGTTTTTAATGGTAAGTTTCGTTCGGGGCAAATACACTGATgccatatatgaaattaagtTCAAATTCGGAGGAGAACTTAAGGATATGGGAGCACCTGAACCTGTAGCCAAGTTCAGTAGTTTTAACGTTCGGGCTGCAAGGATTTTCGAACGCTCCCAACTATATGTATTTACAGAGGAGGGTTCGGATAAACTTCGCCTTAGgtcatttggagggtttaTCCTTAATACGAAAACTGGGAATTTAGATCCTTTGACAGAGTCTGCAGTAAAATTTAGGCCGCGTGGAACTTTTGTTTCGGCATATGGCACAGTTTATTTGCTTGAAGAGAGATGGCCCTGGATACAAAGTCGGAGTCTAGGTTTTGGGAAATACAATCCTGATAAGAAGGATTGGGTGCGAATGCCTTTGTTTCCATTTTCCTATAGATTTATCATGATGGTAACTGGTTATGCCGTTTGTTATAGCCTTATTTTGTATCAATTGTCTGACATGCATCGAAACTTGGATGTCGTTGCTTTTCACGTGGCTAAAAAGGATTGGATACGAGTGGAAGTTGACACTTATACTCCTTTCCGAGGGAGGGCCGTGGTTGTTGGCGAGACTATCTATGCCATAAATTTGTATAATGCGGAGGAGATTATAGCATACTCCttgaagaggaaagaagatgatgacggTGGTACTACATATTCACTGGTCCAACTATTTAAATTGAACGGCCTTGAGATTGCGGATCCACCATTGCAATTTGGTTCACTTGTGAGTGCCTATTTGGTTCATCTAGGGAACCAAGACTTTGTTCATGTTAAGACTGCCACTAACAAAGAATGTGATGAGGTTCAACATGTTTGTATCACCACGTTTCAAATTGTTCAAGGAAGAAGACATATGATTGAGACCTTACATTCAACGGTTCTTCCTATGGATATTGAGACCCGTAATTGGTTTAGCCTTACCCTCTGCTTTACTCC AGAGTGCGCGGATTATGAACCCGTAGAAGCGGAGAGTGCAGCTAGCACAGAGCAgccaaaacaagaagatgaaATCATTCTGGATGAGAGTTCTTTTATGTGGGAG GAAGAAGCAAGCACGAAATAG
- the LOC18787025 gene encoding uncharacterized protein LOC18787025, which translates to MRKFDPWPVFFKREWNRNWPFLVGFAITGTLITKFSLGLTEEDAKNSQFVQRHKK; encoded by the exons ATGCGAAAGTTCGATCCGTGGCCCGTCTTCTTCAAGCGTGAGTGGAACCGAAATTGGCCTTTCCTGGTCGGTTTCGCCATCACCGGTACTCTCATCACCAAGTTTTCTCTCGGTCTCACTG AGGAGGACGCCAAGAATTCTCAGTTCGTGCAGAGGCATAAGAA gTGA